The DNA region AAAAGATGGACAACTTTAATTTATTTATAGAAAAACAGTTTAAAGTTTCAATTGTATTTCTATTTATAGGACTTTTTTTTGGTATTTTATACTCTATTAATTTACTTGGATTTTTTATTGATTCTACTACATTAAATCCTGTAAATATAAGAGCAATTCATATTTCACTTATGCTATATGGTTTTATTCCATTAATGCTATCTTATTTACCTTTTTTGTTAATAAATAAAGAAGTAGGAAATAGTAAAGAAGGATTATTTTATTTAAATTTATACACTATCTTTTGGTATATCTTTTTAATTTTTATGATTAATACTTTATTATTTGGAAATACAAGAGGTTTAGCCTTTTATGATTTTTCATATGAGTTAAATTTTATTTTAGCTTTTGCAGGTTTATTTTATATTATTGCTTTATATAAATTTATAAAACTATATAAAGTAAAACCAACTTGGGTAAAAGTTTCTTTATATATAGTAATTGCTGCACCCTTTACTCTTCTTATTTTAATGAACCCAACAATAGGACAAGTAGAAAGCACTATTTCTGGCCCACATGGTGATAACACTTTAGGAATGAGTTTTGCTTTAATTCCAATATATTATTTAATAATCAAACTTTTAAGTAAAAATGATTTTAAAGCAAGATGGAATATTTTTTGGATTATTCCTTTTGTTTTTTATATTTTATCTGTTTTATATAGAAGCTTTATTGGACATCTAACTTATAATCAAGAGTGGTTTTTTCAATATCTTACACTATTTTATATTCCTTTACTTTACAGATGGTATAAAGATGCAAATATTGAAAAATACTCAAAACTTGCACTTTTAATATCAATTGTTGCATTTTTATTTGTGGATATAGAAGGAAATATACTATTTATACCAGAACTTAGATGGGTTTTTCATAGAAATGATTTAGTTGTTGCACATGCACATGTAGCTATGGGAATTGGTGTATTTTTTATGGTAATTTCAATGTTTGTTTCATATATAAAACAACTTCAAAAAATAAACTTTTATACTCTTTATTTAAGTGGTTTAATAGGTATTTTTACTGTTTTAACACTAAGTGGTTTAGCTCAAGCTTCTATGTTAAATACTTCAACTTATACACTTTGGGAATTTAGAACATTTTTTGGAATCATTACATTTTTATCAATAATTGCATTTATTCAAATAAGAACAAAATATTCTTTATTAGAAAAATATAATATTTTTGGTGTTTTAAGTGATGGATTAGGTGGAATTTTTTTAATCTTACTATCTAGTTATTTATATCCACTTTTTAGTTTCAGTTTTCAAGGTAAATATGAATATGTAGTTTTTGCTTTTGTAAGTATGACAGGGGTTATTCATTATCTTGCATTTAAATATAAAGTTCATGAAAATATACTTACAAAACTTACTGTTTTTATTAGAGTATTTGTAAGTTCAATATTTTTCTCTTTATATTTAGCAAAATCACTTCATATTGTTGCACTACTAATATCTTTATTTGATATTTCAATGGTTGTATTTTATTTAGTTTATATTTATAAAAAGGAGCAATTATGCAAAAAGTAGCCTTGGTATTATTTATAGCATTTGAATTATGTTATTACTTATTAATAGCACAAACAGGAATTGTAGAACACTTCTCATCAAATATATTTAATATTGCTTTTTTACCTATTGGAGGTATTATTGGTTCAATTTTAAGTTTTATAATTAAAATTTCTGAAAAAAAGAAGATTATTGGATTTTTAACAACACAATTAATTGTTAGTATATTTTATCCAAATCTAAACTCTTTTTTATTGTTGATTCTAGGTTTTAGTGTTGGTGCATTAGCTCCTTTATTAATAAATGAATTAAAAAAAGCATCAAATATTCAATTAGGTTTTGCACTAGCAATATCATATACTCTTGGAACTTTTTTATTTACATATGATGCAAGTAAAAGAACAAATATTGCTATTTTATTTACAATTATTACTTTAATATCATCATTTTTTCTTGATATGAAGAAACATAAAGATTTGAGTAAAAATAGTGCAAACTTTCCACTTTTTGTGATGGTTTTATGGATATTTTTAGATTCTTGTTTATTTGAAACATTATCAAGAGATATTGATATTTCAATATGGAGAAATGGTTTTAGTTTAGAAATAGCAATATTTCATATTATTGGTGTTGTGTGTGCATTTTATTTCAAAATGGAAAGAGTTCAAAAAGAACTTTTTATTATAACTTTATTTGCACTTTCATACTTATTTTTCTTTTTACATGAACCATTGATTTTATCAATAATTTATCCTTTCGTAATATCTTTTTACAATGTAGTAATACTTCAAACAATAGTAAAAAAAGATTTAAAAACATTAGGAATTTATATGATATTTATAGGATGGATAGCTTCAGGAGGTGGATTATTTGTAGCTTTAGGAAACTTAATTTTATATGTACCATTAATATTTTTCATTTCATTAATAAAAATATTAATTACACAAATTCAAAATAAGGAGATAGCATATGTATAAGTTAATTGTATTAGCATTTTTTGCTGTTGCATTAAATGCTCAAAATTTAGATTTTTTAAATGGAAAAATCTTAGCACATACTGAAGTTTTTGGAGATAGTAATATAAATCCATTTTCTCAAAATATAAAATCACAGCTTACAATAGAAAAAAAGATTGATTCTATCAAAGGAGAAATTGAGTTAAACACTACTTCTTTACATAGTTCAAATGATAAAAGAGATGAACATATGTATGAAGTTTTGCATATTAAAAAGTTTCCTAAAATAAATTACTTAATTTCTGAAATTAGAAAAGTAGAAGATGGCTATGAAATAAATGGTATTCTAACACTAAACGGTATAAAAAAAATAGTTACATCTAAAGCTAAAATAATAGATGAAAATAACCATATTATTTTTGATGGAAAATTTAGTATTAAATTAACTTCATTTAATATAGAACGACCAACAATGTTCTTTTTAACAGTTAGAGATCAAGTTGATATTACTTATCATTTAGATTATATAAAAGGATAATTTTTGAAAAAAATAATACTAATAGTATGTTTAGTTTTTTTTGCAAATGCAAAAGAGTTTCATGTTAAAGATAATATAGGAAGTTTTTCTTTACTTGATCAATTTGATACAAAACATACAATAAATAAAAATATAAAAACTATTATTGTTTCATTTGAAAAACAAACAAGCAAAGATATAAATAAATTTTTAAATTCTAAAAATGCAACATTTTTAAAAGAACATAATGCCGTATTTATAGCAAATATTTCTGGTATGCCAACAATAATAACAAAACTTTTTGCATTACCTAAAATGAAAGAGTATAAACATAAAATTTTATTAATATATGATGATGCAGATACAAGATTTAAAAGTGTTGAAGGTAAATCAACTTTATATAGATTAAAAAATGGTGTAATAACACAAATTAAATTTATAACTAAAGATGATTTACAAAAAGTGTTTGAATGAAATTACCAAAAATATCAAACATTAATATAAATATTAAAAATGAAGATTTGCACAATATGCAAATTCTTCATTTAAGTGATTTACATATAAATAAAAGAACTTCAGTTGAAAACATAAAAACACTTGTTGATATTTGTAATAATATAAAATATGATATTTTAGTAATAACGGGTGATATAATAGATTGTAAAGTAAAGAAAATACAAAATTTACTAAAAATTTTGAATAATTTAGAAAAAGTATATTATATAAGTGGTAATCATGATCTATTTTATGGAATAAAAGATTTAGAAAAAATATTAGATAATTTTAATTTTATAGATAATAAAACTCTATTTATAAAATACAATGATAAAAATATAGCAATAGCTGGACTTAGTGATAGATTTTCTAAATTTTTTAAGATAAAACGAGATGAAAATAAAATAATAAATTTTTTAAAAAAGAATAAAAACTCTATTTTATTAGCCCATCAACCAAAAGATTATAATTTTGCAGTAAACACAAATACAAATCTCTTTTTATGTGGTCATACACATGGTGGTCAAATATTTCCTTTTCATTATCTTGTAAAGTTAGTACAACCTTTTTTAAATGGGCTTCATTATAAAAAAAATAGTGCTATTTATGTAAATAAGGGTTTAGGAACATGGGGTATTGACTTTAGATATAAAGCAAATAATGAAATTACTCTCATTAAATTAATACATAAATAACTATTCATTTTATATTCATATTTTTTTTGTATTATAATGTATAATTAAAAATATTGAGGCTTATATGAAAATTTTAGTAATTGAAGATGATGAAAAAATTGTAAACTTTCTAAAAAAAGGACTAGAAGAAGAAACATATATAGTTGACTACTGTTTAAATGGAGATGAAGGTATATATTTAGCAACTGTAAATGAATATGATTTAATACTTCTTGATATTATGATTCCTGTAAAAGATGGAATTGAAGTATGCAAAACTCTTAGAAAATCAAATATAAATACTCCCATTATCATGTTAACTGCAAAAGATTCTATTGAAGATAAAATAAAAGGTTTAGATATTGGAGCTAATGATTATTTAGCAAAACCTTTTTCATTTAGTGAACTATTAGCTAGAATTAGAGTTCAATTAAGAACAAGTTATTCAAATCAAACTATTCTTAAAATTGATGATTTAGAACTAAATTTATTAACAAAATCTGCTAAAAGAGCAGAAGATAATATAAATTTAACAGCAAAAGAATTTGCACTTTTAGAATACTTGATAAAAAATAAAGATAAAGTATTATCTGAAAGTGTAATAAGTTCAGCTCTAAGTAATATGGATGATACAAATATAAGTAATATAGTTAATGTATATATTTATAGATTAAGAAATAAAATAGATAAACCATATGAAAAAAAACTAATAAAAACAATGAGAGGATTAGGGTTTAAAATAAGTGATGACTAATTTATCAATTAAAAAAAAGTTATTAATTTACAATATAATAATTCAAACAATAATACTTTTATTGTTCTCTTTTTCTTTATATAAAACACTTGAATCATCTTCAAAAGATAAACTTGAATCAACTTTAAAAGTAATTGTACTTGATGTAGTTGATGATATAGTTGAACATAAAGATAAATTAACAAAAAGAGTTTTTAATGAAGAAAAAGAGTATAAATTTAAGCCTTTATATATAAGACTTCTAAAAATTGATGATACATATGAAGTAATAAATTCTACTATTTTTCCAAATGATATAAAAGAAAATATAAATGAATTAAAAAATATTAATAAAAATAACATTGTATTTAATTATCAAAAAGATTACATAATTAGTCAAATGAAACTATTTTTAAATAACCAAAATTATGTAGTTGAGGTTGCAACAAATTTTGATACAATAAATTCTACTTTAGAAAATATTTTATATATTCTATTTTTTATCGTTCCTATAATCTTAATAATTTCTATTATTGCAGGTTATTTTCTAATTTATAAATCTTTTGTACCAATAGAACTTATGTTAAATAATTTAAAAAATATAAATGCAAGTGATTTGTCAAAAAGATTAGAATCAAAAAATATGAATGATGAAATTGATTTATTAGCAAACGAAATAAATAATTTACTTCAAAGACTACAACTATCTTTTGAAAAAATATCTCAATTTAGTAGTGATGCATCACATGAATTAAAAACCCCACTTACAATTATTCGTGGAGAAATTGAAATTGCATTGAGAAAAGATAGAACTACTAAAGAGTATAAAGAAAGTTTTGAAAACTGCCTAGATGAAATTTTAGTAATTCAACAAACTATAGATGATCTACTATTTTTAGCAAAAGAAGAGTATGAAGTTTTAGAAGAAACAAAAGAAGATGTTTATCTTGATGAGGTTACAAATGAAGCATATAAAGAGATGCTTTCTTTTGCAAAATTAAGAGATATTAAACTTCTATGTAAAATTGATGAACCAATACAAATAAAAGGTCACCACAAACTACTTAAAATTGCAATAAAAAATATTATTAAAAATGCTATTACTTTTAGTCATAAAAATGAAGATGTTTATATAAAAAACTATAGTGATGATGCTTATTATATTATTAGTATAGAAGATAAAGGCATTGGTATATCAAAAGAGGATCAAAAGAAAATATTTGAGAAATTTTTTAGAACAGATAAAAGCCGTAATAAAGAGTCTGGAG from Malaciobacter molluscorum LMG 25693 includes:
- a CDS encoding response regulator, coding for MKILVIEDDEKIVNFLKKGLEEETYIVDYCLNGDEGIYLATVNEYDLILLDIMIPVKDGIEVCKTLRKSNINTPIIMLTAKDSIEDKIKGLDIGANDYLAKPFSFSELLARIRVQLRTSYSNQTILKIDDLELNLLTKSAKRAEDNINLTAKEFALLEYLIKNKDKVLSESVISSALSNMDDTNISNIVNVYIYRLRNKIDKPYEKKLIKTMRGLGFKISDD
- a CDS encoding YceI family protein, with the translated sequence MYKLIVLAFFAVALNAQNLDFLNGKILAHTEVFGDSNINPFSQNIKSQLTIEKKIDSIKGEIELNTTSLHSSNDKRDEHMYEVLHIKKFPKINYLISEIRKVEDGYEINGILTLNGIKKIVTSKAKIIDENNHIIFDGKFSIKLTSFNIERPTMFFLTVRDQVDITYHLDYIKG
- a CDS encoding metallophosphoesterase — its product is MKLPKISNININIKNEDLHNMQILHLSDLHINKRTSVENIKTLVDICNNIKYDILVITGDIIDCKVKKIQNLLKILNNLEKVYYISGNHDLFYGIKDLEKILDNFNFIDNKTLFIKYNDKNIAIAGLSDRFSKFFKIKRDENKIINFLKKNKNSILLAHQPKDYNFAVNTNTNLFLCGHTHGGQIFPFHYLVKLVQPFLNGLHYKKNSAIYVNKGLGTWGIDFRYKANNEITLIKLIHK
- a CDS encoding sensor histidine kinase, with amino-acid sequence MTNLSIKKKLLIYNIIIQTIILLLFSFSLYKTLESSSKDKLESTLKVIVLDVVDDIVEHKDKLTKRVFNEEKEYKFKPLYIRLLKIDDTYEVINSTIFPNDIKENINELKNINKNNIVFNYQKDYIISQMKLFLNNQNYVVEVATNFDTINSTLENILYILFFIVPIILIISIIAGYFLIYKSFVPIELMLNNLKNINASDLSKRLESKNMNDEIDLLANEINNLLQRLQLSFEKISQFSSDASHELKTPLTIIRGEIEIALRKDRTTKEYKESFENCLDEILVIQQTIDDLLFLAKEEYEVLEETKEDVYLDEVTNEAYKEMLSFAKLRDIKLLCKIDEPIQIKGHHKLLKIAIKNIIKNAITFSHKNEDVYIKNYSDDAYYIISIEDKGIGISKEDQKKIFEKFFRTDKSRNKESGGTGLGMSIVKKIVKIHKGEIELKSQENKGTCVYFKFLK